Proteins from a single region of Noviherbaspirillum saxi:
- a CDS encoding 2-hydroxyacid dehydrogenase encodes MKHRLLQHGRLMPALESQLQADFDIHPLWSEADPAGFLAARGVEFIGLVTSARIGADAAFITSLPNLKVISSFGVGYETIDIDAARRQGVAVSNTPDVLNDCVADLAFGMLIDVARGISFGDRFVRRGDWMRNVAIPLATQVSGKRLGILGLGRIGQAIARRSFGFNMDVRYHSRRPVADVSWQYAASAVELAEWADFLVVACAGGPATRHLVSAALLEALGPRGYLINISRGSVVDEKALVAALADKRIAGAALDVFENEPQVSEELLSMENVVVLPHVGSGTHETRTAMGNLVLSNLKSFFDTGRLLTPVM; translated from the coding sequence ATGAAACACCGTTTGCTGCAACACGGACGCCTGATGCCGGCGCTTGAATCGCAACTGCAGGCCGATTTCGACATCCATCCGCTCTGGAGTGAAGCCGATCCGGCCGGCTTTCTTGCTGCGCGTGGAGTCGAGTTTATTGGACTGGTGACCTCTGCACGGATAGGGGCAGATGCCGCGTTCATCACATCGCTGCCAAACCTGAAAGTTATTTCCAGTTTCGGCGTCGGTTATGAAACGATTGATATTGATGCCGCGCGCCGACAGGGAGTGGCTGTCAGCAATACACCAGATGTCCTCAATGACTGCGTTGCCGATCTCGCATTCGGCATGCTGATTGATGTTGCACGCGGTATTTCATTCGGCGACCGCTTTGTACGCCGCGGGGACTGGATGCGCAATGTCGCGATTCCGCTTGCCACGCAGGTTTCCGGAAAGCGTCTGGGAATACTCGGACTGGGCCGCATTGGACAGGCGATCGCCCGGCGCTCCTTTGGTTTTAACATGGACGTTCGCTACCATTCGCGCCGTCCTGTGGCCGACGTGTCGTGGCAGTATGCGGCTTCGGCTGTGGAACTTGCGGAATGGGCCGATTTTCTCGTGGTTGCCTGTGCAGGCGGTCCGGCAACACGACACCTCGTATCGGCCGCGTTGCTGGAGGCGCTTGGGCCCCGGGGCTACCTCATCAATATCTCGCGCGGCAGTGTGGTCGATGAAAAGGCATTGGTCGCAGCTCTGGCCGACAAGCGCATTGCCGGCGCTGCGCTCGATGTATTTGAGAACGAGCCTCAGGTGTCCGAGGAACTACTGTCGATGGAAAATGTGGTAGTGCTGCCTCATGTCGGCAGCGGCACCCATGAAACACGGACGGCGATGGGCAATCTCGTGTTGTCAAACCTGAAAAGCTTTTTCGATACCGGCCGTTTGCTCACGCCAGTGATGTAG
- a CDS encoding DUF4194 domain-containing protein, whose translation MLIKLLEEKLREKNVTRERFQEITNRLMAYGVIVRADESVEQRLYDDARRIENIIEEVFFLIGFRLLHDSSLEFFRLYPPGAQVPGVADDGNEPVPSLRARLSPDFVAAALALRFLYQQGLHDGTKLTDSGEVMVRFEDIAAAMQTNLRRKMPDTLGEKKQILNELRRHRLVNFGGNFDLNDDEVYLTIRPTILSIIGEDAMAAALEGVGIEEEETATEEGEL comes from the coding sequence ATGCTGATAAAACTGCTTGAAGAAAAACTGCGTGAGAAAAACGTCACGCGTGAGCGTTTCCAGGAAATCACCAACCGCCTGATGGCCTATGGCGTGATCGTTCGCGCCGATGAGAGCGTTGAACAGCGTCTGTATGATGACGCCCGACGCATTGAGAACATCATCGAAGAAGTGTTTTTCCTGATCGGTTTTCGCCTGCTGCACGACTCGAGTTTGGAATTTTTCAGGCTTTATCCGCCGGGCGCACAGGTTCCCGGTGTGGCTGATGATGGCAATGAGCCGGTCCCCTCCCTGCGGGCGCGTCTTTCACCGGATTTTGTCGCCGCAGCGCTGGCATTGCGGTTTTTGTACCAGCAAGGCTTACATGACGGCACTAAACTGACGGATTCCGGGGAAGTCATGGTGCGGTTCGAGGATATCGCCGCCGCCATGCAGACGAACCTGCGGCGCAAGATGCCGGATACGCTGGGTGAAAAGAAGCAGATTCTCAACGAGCTGCGGCGTCACCGTCTGGTCAATTTCGGAGGAAATTTCGACTTGAACGACGATGAAGTCTATCTGACTATCCGGCCCACGATACTTAGCATCATCGGTGAAGATGCCATGGCGGCAGCCCTTGAAGGGGTGGGCATTGAGGAAGAAGAAACCGCCACCGAAGAGGGGGAACTGTGA
- a CDS encoding ATP-binding protein encodes MKLDKLILVNWANLQPGDYEFGNMTLLTGATGAGKSTKQDALQTVMTATYQGIFSFNPAQGETTQNSRNGKTKRTLWSYIVGAADNLYARPDGAHGYVAAVFQPSEGEEGKPFTAIVAAAARVDGAGERRQAIQEKLALLIVDGAVLTYEDFCSTDKDGSLSVHPVDKIDVHLKAKYAQVHNLKESKREYLCQLYGRFRGAKSVPFPEAESAAKAWVQAIAQKEIGSVNELIRDHILDHDKVQLGQRIGQVSEMMRQISGLRKDGERLEESIKHLEHLYHHASTGLNHYCDQLVLEATDARRIVDEDGKRETEYNDRIRDAGEELERLKTHIEELKQDSSTLEESRSVVQAKLMGIPAEVERKNIEARIEEAKKQVGQAIHALLANIGDAKQLYETSRKLLGYEFAANQSRLTDALTTLSPKAAACSNISFEASQQTLKSLATSTELNTRDILELSKSLDGLDKHFQNLYQALAGANDSFIAALQRESGSLAAAIASAQERQKAAHERKSNLAGGGADYPRHTLVALKRMREDLPMARVQVLCDLIEPVDVAWQSAIEGFMGGARFNFVVETEWEGRAIEFVRKNNLRANIIQGAMCMKHANPRNVHPNSIIHELITEHPIAKAYLIDQFGSVEKVTDVESLRFTSRGLMIDGKASASRTMFVAEAMDLVFGKEARRQAYLRAEKEHEEAESLLIDLQEQQRELKSLSDLVGKCRQVSFADVGQLDRAARAMEAATHEMARLDLTEADELHKELIAIKAQINSLVGKQEESNRRIGTLQNQQKQMNIELQALLHRRKENEDKLKSAVNALRNLSTANPEISFTNLMEMVEGNLANHRTATRITDALNDARTGFTQSVADTRSALESYNLQTKHQNERFDFNLYMAGKGPYWELYRTLVELQQAVKEQLRLQRDIGLVKNIEEIRKAEDSFKDVFTKQFCYEIRNAVDNGINTLRALNKELERLKFGTDKFKIDWSHWEPEYQQYYDFFVAAYDLSESREGGNLFGKEELELQHCAVRDKLVALLLDDDQDHASQELMRIADYRNYRRYEIWRESDTGSRVALSGWGTGSGGELETPAYIIRAAVLTCRLKLFEKGAHLKIMMHDEAFSLMDERRAHDVISYIRDTLGMQIILAMPTKQAGGLRPEFNKEWSYTKTEAVGNGEVSFVTEADERDLRPDKLRDLWEQRRQAVREQARIAFDNDDEERKAA; translated from the coding sequence GTGAAACTCGACAAGCTTATCCTGGTGAATTGGGCCAATCTGCAGCCCGGCGACTATGAATTCGGCAATATGACCCTGCTGACCGGTGCAACTGGCGCCGGCAAATCCACCAAGCAGGATGCGCTACAAACCGTCATGACGGCGACGTACCAGGGCATTTTCAGCTTCAACCCCGCCCAGGGCGAAACCACGCAGAACTCCCGCAATGGCAAGACGAAGCGCACGCTGTGGTCATACATCGTTGGTGCGGCCGACAATTTATATGCACGACCCGATGGCGCACATGGCTATGTCGCTGCTGTTTTCCAGCCCAGCGAGGGAGAAGAGGGCAAGCCCTTTACCGCTATCGTGGCAGCGGCGGCCCGGGTGGACGGGGCCGGCGAGCGCCGGCAGGCCATCCAGGAAAAGTTAGCCTTGCTGATCGTCGATGGCGCTGTTCTGACATATGAGGACTTTTGCTCAACCGATAAGGACGGTTCGCTGTCCGTCCACCCGGTGGACAAGATCGATGTGCACCTGAAAGCCAAGTACGCGCAGGTACACAACCTGAAGGAGTCGAAACGGGAATATCTGTGTCAGCTATACGGGCGTTTTCGCGGCGCGAAGTCGGTACCTTTTCCTGAAGCGGAATCTGCGGCCAAAGCATGGGTGCAGGCGATCGCCCAAAAGGAGATTGGCAGCGTCAACGAACTGATCCGCGACCACATCCTTGACCATGACAAGGTACAGCTCGGCCAGCGAATCGGGCAGGTCAGCGAAATGATGCGGCAAATCAGCGGCTTGCGCAAAGATGGCGAACGGTTAGAAGAAAGCATCAAGCACCTGGAACACCTGTACCACCACGCCAGTACCGGTCTGAACCACTATTGCGACCAGCTTGTTCTGGAAGCTACCGACGCGCGCCGGATTGTGGATGAGGACGGCAAGCGCGAAACCGAATACAACGACAGGATCAGGGATGCCGGCGAAGAGCTCGAGCGGCTCAAGACCCATATTGAGGAATTGAAGCAAGACAGCAGCACGCTGGAAGAAAGCCGGTCAGTCGTGCAGGCCAAGCTGATGGGCATTCCCGCCGAAGTCGAGCGCAAGAATATCGAGGCGCGCATTGAGGAAGCCAAGAAACAGGTCGGACAGGCGATCCATGCGCTTCTGGCCAATATCGGCGACGCAAAACAGCTGTACGAGACCTCGCGCAAGCTATTGGGGTACGAATTTGCAGCCAACCAGTCACGATTGACGGACGCGCTCACAACACTCTCGCCCAAGGCAGCGGCGTGTAGCAACATCAGCTTCGAAGCCAGCCAACAAACACTGAAGAGCCTGGCGACATCCACCGAACTGAATACGCGTGACATTTTGGAGTTGTCGAAGTCGCTGGACGGACTCGACAAGCATTTCCAGAATCTGTACCAGGCGCTTGCTGGCGCGAATGACAGTTTTATCGCTGCATTGCAGCGGGAGTCCGGCTCGCTGGCTGCGGCCATTGCATCAGCACAGGAGCGGCAAAAAGCAGCGCATGAGCGTAAATCCAACCTGGCTGGGGGCGGGGCTGACTATCCGCGCCATACCCTTGTGGCATTAAAACGCATGCGGGAAGATCTGCCCATGGCGCGGGTACAGGTACTGTGCGACTTGATCGAGCCTGTCGATGTGGCATGGCAGTCGGCAATCGAAGGCTTCATGGGAGGTGCACGGTTTAACTTCGTGGTGGAGACCGAGTGGGAAGGTCGCGCCATCGAGTTTGTTCGAAAGAACAATCTCAGGGCCAATATCATCCAAGGCGCAATGTGTATGAAACACGCGAACCCCCGGAATGTGCATCCCAATTCCATCATTCATGAACTGATAACGGAACATCCGATTGCCAAGGCGTATTTGATCGACCAGTTTGGCAGTGTGGAGAAAGTCACTGACGTCGAATCGCTTCGCTTCACTTCTCGCGGGCTAATGATCGATGGCAAGGCCAGCGCGTCGCGTACCATGTTCGTCGCGGAAGCCATGGATCTCGTGTTCGGCAAGGAAGCTCGCCGCCAGGCTTACCTTCGGGCCGAAAAGGAGCATGAAGAAGCCGAATCGCTGCTCATCGATTTGCAGGAACAGCAAAGAGAACTGAAGTCCTTGTCGGATCTGGTCGGGAAATGCCGACAGGTATCCTTTGCCGATGTCGGTCAGCTCGATCGCGCAGCGCGCGCGATGGAGGCGGCCACGCATGAAATGGCCCGTCTCGATCTGACTGAAGCCGATGAACTGCACAAGGAACTGATAGCCATCAAGGCGCAGATCAATTCGTTAGTCGGCAAGCAGGAAGAATCCAACCGGAGGATAGGTACTCTGCAAAACCAGCAGAAGCAAATGAATATAGAACTGCAGGCATTGCTCCATCGCCGCAAGGAAAATGAAGACAAGCTCAAATCTGCCGTCAATGCGTTGCGCAACCTGAGCACGGCCAACCCGGAGATTTCCTTCACCAACCTGATGGAAATGGTAGAAGGCAATCTTGCTAACCACCGCACAGCAACGCGTATTACCGATGCGCTCAATGACGCGCGGACCGGTTTTACCCAAAGCGTGGCAGATACCCGCAGTGCACTGGAATCCTACAATCTACAAACCAAGCACCAGAACGAGCGGTTCGATTTCAACCTCTACATGGCCGGAAAGGGGCCGTACTGGGAGTTGTACCGCACGCTTGTAGAACTGCAGCAGGCGGTGAAAGAGCAGTTGCGCCTTCAGCGCGATATCGGCCTGGTCAAGAATATCGAGGAGATTCGCAAGGCGGAAGACTCCTTCAAGGACGTCTTTACCAAACAGTTCTGTTACGAGATCCGAAACGCCGTCGACAACGGGATCAATACGCTGCGTGCGCTGAATAAGGAACTGGAACGACTCAAGTTCGGCACAGATAAATTCAAGATTGACTGGTCGCACTGGGAGCCAGAGTACCAGCAGTACTACGATTTCTTTGTTGCTGCATACGACCTGTCGGAAAGCCGCGAAGGTGGAAACCTGTTCGGCAAGGAAGAACTGGAACTACAGCACTGTGCAGTACGGGACAAGCTGGTTGCCCTGTTACTGGACGATGACCAGGATCACGCCAGCCAGGAATTGATGAGAATTGCTGACTACCGGAATTACCGCAGATATGAGATCTGGCGCGAATCCGATACCGGCTCGCGCGTGGCCCTGTCCGGTTGGGGCACGGGTTCAGGCGGCGAACTGGAAACTCCAGCCTATATCATTCGCGCCGCGGTGTTGACGTGCCGACTGAAACTGTTTGAAAAGGGCGCACACCTGAAAATAATGATGCATGACGAGGCATTTTCCCTGATGGATGAGCGCCGCGCCCATGATGTCATCAGCTATATCCGCGACACCCTCGGCATGCAGATCATCCTGGCCATGCCTACCAAGCAAGCCGGTGGTTTGCGTCCGGAATTCAACAAGGAATGGTCGTACACGAAGACTGAAGCCGTCGGCAATGGCGAAGTCTCTTTCGTCACCGAAGCCGATGAGCGGGATCTGCGACCAGACAAACTGCGCGATCTGTGGGAACAGCGCCGGCAGGCCGTGCGCGAGCAGGCGCGCATCGCGTTTGACAATGACGATGAAGAAAGGAAAGCCGCTTGA
- a CDS encoding Wadjet anti-phage system protein JetD domain-containing protein: MTLPLWISQPGISQLLNMLVDRMDRADTDGKTVQRSIPLNEKTWPRFFLADMEEEKEALWSHLMQIEAMGWLTARHDRSRHGEAPYQLKPRIDIRLPEQIRSACNRPQRVKSPAEIWREAVAAHLESPESVKEKVSRYCIDIPGRSAEEIVRQLNLLPTLKDQPLLLREVSARLFWRLSKVLAKRQEMVQAILGLDECPFPEMPVLLNVWLPQEGFNEVLFIENITTFERATQERDGRFKNVALVFSSGYKSSAMRMRTSGGASLYFAQHGTMNTADTARFHNWLMGAVNLPIYFWGDMDYAGMDILRSLRLPFPDAQAWKPGYEPMAQALQAGHGHTPEEAGKAGQNSVETTGCEYADTMLLPVLRASGRFIDQESL; encoded by the coding sequence TTGACCCTGCCATTGTGGATAAGTCAGCCTGGTATCAGCCAGTTGCTCAATATGCTGGTCGACCGCATGGACAGGGCAGATACCGATGGCAAAACGGTGCAACGGTCCATCCCGTTAAACGAAAAGACCTGGCCGCGTTTCTTCCTGGCCGACATGGAGGAAGAAAAGGAAGCTCTGTGGTCTCACCTAATGCAAATCGAGGCCATGGGGTGGCTTACAGCCCGGCATGACCGATCGCGCCACGGGGAAGCGCCTTATCAGCTAAAGCCCAGGATTGATATTCGTCTGCCAGAACAGATCAGATCGGCCTGCAACCGGCCGCAGCGCGTTAAGAGTCCTGCGGAGATATGGCGCGAAGCCGTAGCAGCCCATCTGGAATCGCCAGAAAGCGTCAAGGAAAAAGTATCTCGCTACTGCATCGATATTCCGGGCCGGTCGGCAGAGGAAATCGTCCGGCAGCTCAATCTCCTTCCCACCCTAAAAGACCAGCCACTGTTGTTGCGCGAGGTCTCTGCGCGGCTTTTCTGGCGACTGTCCAAGGTGCTCGCTAAGCGGCAGGAAATGGTGCAGGCGATTCTTGGGCTGGATGAATGTCCCTTCCCAGAAATGCCAGTGCTGCTGAATGTGTGGCTGCCACAGGAAGGATTTAACGAGGTACTGTTCATCGAGAACATCACTACGTTTGAGCGCGCCACCCAGGAAAGAGATGGCCGCTTTAAGAACGTCGCACTCGTCTTTAGCAGCGGTTACAAGAGCAGCGCCATGCGCATGCGTACTTCAGGCGGCGCTTCCCTGTATTTTGCCCAGCACGGCACCATGAATACAGCTGATACCGCCCGGTTCCATAACTGGCTAATGGGCGCCGTTAACCTGCCAATCTACTTCTGGGGAGATATGGATTATGCCGGCATGGATATTTTGAGGAGCCTGCGTCTGCCTTTTCCGGATGCACAAGCATGGAAACCGGGCTACGAGCCCATGGCTCAAGCATTACAAGCTGGACATGGCCATACACCCGAAGAAGCGGGGAAAGCCGGCCAAAATTCAGTGGAGACCACAGGGTGCGAATACGCCGATACGATGTTGCTGCCCGTTCTGCGCGCCTCCGGCCGCTTCATTGACCAAGAAAGCCTTTAA
- a CDS encoding type II toxin-antitoxin system death-on-curing family toxin, producing the protein MSWEWIPPSIVYAIHDKQLAEHGGIAGVKDYNLIESALARPQQLSSYGNPPPDAADLAAAYAFGIARNHGFNDGNKRTAWILARLFLALNKCTLQFDQSEAYATVMSLAAGSLGEREFAQWLRQRII; encoded by the coding sequence ATGAGCTGGGAGTGGATTCCGCCGTCCATTGTCTATGCGATCCATGACAAGCAACTGGCCGAACACGGCGGTATAGCTGGTGTCAAAGACTACAATTTGATTGAATCCGCGTTGGCCCGGCCTCAACAATTATCGTCCTACGGGAATCCTCCTCCAGATGCAGCTGATCTGGCAGCGGCTTACGCATTTGGCATCGCGCGTAATCATGGTTTCAATGATGGAAACAAACGCACAGCATGGATCCTTGCCCGTCTTTTTCTCGCTTTGAATAAATGCACTCTGCAGTTTGATCAGAGCGAGGCGTATGCAACGGTCATGTCGCTTGCTGCTGGCAGTTTAGGTGAGCGGGAATTCGCGCAATGGCTGCGGCAACGCATTATCTGA
- a CDS encoding AbrB/MazE/SpoVT family DNA-binding domain-containing protein, protein MYEFKLTTVGASEGFIVPKEVRERMGIKKGDRLFLTEAEDGSFRLTPYDPTFERQMKLAEQIMHDDRDLLRALAK, encoded by the coding sequence ATGTACGAATTCAAACTCACCACTGTCGGCGCCAGCGAAGGCTTTATTGTGCCCAAAGAAGTTCGTGAGCGTATGGGGATTAAAAAAGGCGATCGCTTGTTTTTAACCGAGGCCGAGGACGGTAGCTTCCGCCTTACTCCGTATGATCCTACTTTTGAGCGTCAGATGAAACTCGCCGAGCAAATCATGCATGACGATCGCGATTTATTGCGGGCCTTGGCGAAATGA
- a CDS encoding alpha/beta fold hydrolase, whose product MYHIETSSKVFGGFELSCGISIPLRLAYHWIVPEGRIRRRVLLCHGITSSHQAFLPDGEAPGCADAGWGNGFIGPGKALDPGQGDMVLCINTLGSWFGSTGAGDYLGRAFPAVTMGDMALAQWQLVDRLGITTFDQVIGYSFGGYLAVEMACQRPHGLGALLHLASGFRGRADPQGVAAIESMIRMPPDERKQAVTSWRRALLERYGYVRWLQHQFGDGAAQRLDAEVAAWAATVSLEALLTLRVAAAAFDRQDAKLPLPVIAMRWDGDVLFPPSQPGEMPACQTLICRSPYGHFAPLAQPQDWTSYLVYRSGAANPIIGGLAGLCRTRER is encoded by the coding sequence ATGTACCATATTGAAACCAGTAGCAAGGTATTCGGCGGTTTCGAACTCTCCTGCGGCATCAGCATCCCGCTGCGGCTCGCCTACCACTGGATCGTGCCGGAAGGCCGCATACGCCGGCGGGTGCTGCTCTGCCACGGCATTACGTCCAGCCATCAGGCGTTCTTGCCTGACGGGGAGGCCCCGGGTTGCGCCGACGCCGGCTGGGGGAACGGGTTCATCGGCCCGGGTAAGGCGCTGGACCCGGGGCAGGGCGACATGGTCTTGTGCATCAACACCCTCGGCTCCTGGTTCGGCTCCACCGGCGCCGGGGATTATCTGGGCCGTGCGTTCCCGGCCGTGACCATGGGCGATATGGCGTTGGCGCAGTGGCAACTGGTCGACCGGCTTGGCATCACGACATTCGACCAGGTCATCGGCTACTCGTTCGGTGGATACCTCGCAGTGGAAATGGCCTGCCAGCGCCCGCACGGCCTGGGTGCGTTGCTGCATCTGGCGTCAGGTTTTCGCGGACGCGCTGACCCGCAGGGAGTGGCCGCGATTGAATCGATGATCCGCATGCCGCCCGACGAGCGCAAACAGGCTGTCACAAGTTGGCGGCGCGCCCTGCTCGAACGCTACGGATATGTGCGCTGGTTGCAGCACCAGTTCGGTGACGGTGCCGCGCAGCGACTGGACGCGGAGGTCGCTGCGTGGGCAGCCACGGTATCGCTTGAAGCGCTCCTGACCTTGCGCGTCGCCGCTGCCGCATTCGACCGGCAGGACGCGAAACTGCCATTGCCGGTCATCGCAATGCGCTGGGACGGCGACGTTCTGTTCCCGCCGTCGCAGCCGGGAGAGATGCCCGCCTGCCAGACGTTGATCTGCCGTTCGCCCTACGGTCACTTCGCGCCGCTGGCGCAACCGCAGGACTGGACTTCTTATCTCGTCTATAGATCCGGGGCAGCGAATCCAATCATAGGCGGCTTAGCTGGTTTGTGCCGTACGCGAGAGCGGTGA
- a CDS encoding TauD/TfdA dioxygenase family protein: MRFEALDARLGARVSGIDLNQIHDDDFREIHDNFLRYGLLSFPAQSLSLDGQVAFSRRFGDLDIHLLTQYNHPQHPEVFVLSNIVVDDKPIGIADGGSYWHSDLAFQKNPAMATMLNAQEIPEGAGDTLFVNMYQAWEDLSPEWKERLLPLHSVHRYRAFEKKAERGTRVQLTDEQRAATPDVLHPVVRTHPETGRKSLFVHPGMTAEIVGLSEQESDEILEMLFGHCTNPRYVVPYRWNAGDVIIWDNRCTMHSATTRELPPEKRRLIYRTTIRGDVPY; the protein is encoded by the coding sequence ATGCGATTTGAAGCTCTTGATGCGCGCCTGGGCGCACGCGTTTCCGGCATCGACCTCAACCAGATCCACGATGACGACTTCCGGGAAATCCACGACAACTTCCTGCGCTACGGCCTGCTGTCGTTCCCGGCACAGTCCCTGTCGCTGGACGGACAGGTTGCATTCAGCCGGCGCTTCGGCGACCTCGATATCCACCTGCTGACCCAATACAACCATCCGCAGCATCCGGAAGTGTTTGTGTTGTCCAATATCGTGGTCGACGACAAGCCGATCGGCATCGCCGATGGCGGTTCGTACTGGCATTCGGATCTGGCATTCCAGAAAAACCCGGCGATGGCCACCATGCTCAATGCGCAGGAAATCCCGGAAGGCGCCGGTGACACGTTGTTCGTCAACATGTACCAGGCATGGGAAGACCTGAGCCCGGAATGGAAGGAGCGCCTGCTGCCGTTGCACTCCGTGCATCGCTACCGCGCGTTTGAAAAGAAAGCCGAGCGCGGCACGCGGGTGCAGCTGACCGACGAGCAAAGGGCGGCGACCCCCGACGTGCTCCATCCGGTGGTACGTACCCATCCCGAGACCGGTCGCAAGTCGCTATTCGTCCATCCCGGCATGACCGCGGAGATCGTCGGCCTGTCCGAGCAGGAAAGCGACGAGATCCTCGAGATGCTGTTTGGACATTGTACGAACCCACGTTACGTTGTTCCGTACCGTTGGAATGCAGGTGATGTCATCATCTGGGACAACCGTTGCACGATGCACAGCGCGACGACCCGCGAACTCCCGCCCGAAAAGCGGCGCCTGATCTACCGGACGACGATTCGCGGCGATGTACCATATTGA
- a CDS encoding M24 family metallopeptidase, which yields MLEIDYQVRVQALASILKAAGVAAYVGTRQASLHYLYGAFMPWRGAVIVTAEGACEVVYWAMDASRVKQEGAGFPLHSFTFTEFPSQIASRLRDLGADRGTIGLDLSHPGAAQVAPGMLTAHEYFQIQEALPNAKLVNGVDYIDDLMLIKSPAEIERLRHAAHVSDIGFKAGYDAIAEGVTENHVAGAIEAAIRDHGSVWSWAITGGTEVGSGLRTGYHLGVTQQATEKRIQKNEFVILDLHPMLDLYLADTAVPVFYGTPNAAQQRLIDCWEEVADTMLESLKPGRKIADCAAQGYEVFKKHDLADYGLPLFGHGLGTCARTRPFINMRSTDVVQENMVVALGTHLYHPEIGGMRLEYPVLIGPYGSEPLVATPAKVHVKKD from the coding sequence ATGTTAGAAATTGATTACCAGGTACGCGTCCAGGCGCTGGCCTCCATCCTCAAGGCCGCAGGTGTGGCCGCTTATGTTGGCACCCGCCAGGCATCGTTGCATTACCTGTACGGCGCGTTCATGCCGTGGCGCGGAGCGGTCATTGTGACTGCGGAGGGTGCCTGTGAAGTCGTGTATTGGGCGATGGATGCCTCCCGCGTCAAGCAGGAGGGTGCTGGCTTCCCGCTGCACAGCTTCACGTTTACCGAATTCCCTAGCCAGATTGCGTCACGCCTACGGGACTTGGGTGCCGACCGCGGCACCATCGGACTGGATCTGTCCCACCCGGGTGCGGCTCAGGTGGCGCCAGGCATGTTGACGGCGCACGAGTACTTCCAGATCCAGGAGGCGCTGCCCAACGCCAAGCTCGTCAACGGCGTGGACTATATCGACGACCTGATGCTGATTAAGTCGCCGGCGGAGATCGAGCGGTTGCGCCACGCCGCGCATGTGTCCGACATTGGCTTCAAGGCCGGCTATGACGCCATTGCCGAGGGGGTCACCGAGAACCATGTCGCCGGTGCGATCGAGGCCGCCATTCGCGACCACGGTAGCGTTTGGTCGTGGGCGATCACGGGTGGCACCGAGGTCGGATCGGGACTGCGTACCGGGTACCACTTGGGCGTGACCCAGCAGGCCACCGAAAAGCGCATCCAGAAGAACGAGTTCGTCATCCTCGATCTGCATCCGATGCTCGACCTGTATCTTGCCGATACGGCCGTGCCCGTGTTCTATGGCACTCCCAATGCCGCTCAGCAGCGCCTGATCGATTGCTGGGAGGAGGTGGCCGATACGATGCTCGAATCGCTCAAGCCGGGCCGCAAGATCGCCGACTGCGCGGCACAGGGTTACGAAGTCTTCAAGAAGCATGATCTCGCCGATTACGGACTTCCGCTGTTTGGCCATGGACTGGGCACGTGCGCCCGTACCCGGCCCTTCATCAACATGCGCAGCACTGACGTCGTCCAGGAAAACATGGTGGTGGCCCTCGGCACCCACCTGTACCACCCGGAGATCGGCGGCATGCGGCTGGAATATCCGGTTCTCATCGGTCCCTACGGCAGCGAGCCGTTGGTCGCCACCCCCGCAAAAGTACATGTCAAAAAGGACTAA